In Herbaspirillum seropedicae, a single window of DNA contains:
- a CDS encoding SDR family oxidoreductase, translating into MSASTGRLAGKTVLITAAAQGIGRASTELFAREGARVIATDISKPHLDELAGIAGVETHLLDVTDDAAIKALVAKIGTIDVLFNCAGYVAAGNILECDDKAWDFSFNLNAKAMFHTIRAVLPGMLAKKAGSIVNIASAASSVKGVANRFAYGASKAAVVGLTKSVAADFVAQGIRCNAICPGTIESPSLNQRISTQAKETGKSEEEVRAAFVGRQPMGRIGKAEEVAALALYLASDESNFTTGSIHMIDGGWSN; encoded by the coding sequence ATGTCCGCATCCACTGGCCGCCTCGCCGGCAAGACTGTCCTCATCACCGCTGCGGCCCAAGGCATTGGCCGCGCCTCCACCGAGCTGTTTGCGCGCGAAGGTGCGCGCGTGATCGCTACCGACATCAGCAAGCCCCACCTGGACGAACTGGCGGGTATCGCCGGCGTGGAAACCCATCTGCTGGACGTCACCGATGACGCCGCCATCAAGGCGCTGGTGGCCAAGATCGGGACCATCGATGTACTGTTCAACTGCGCCGGCTACGTGGCGGCGGGCAACATCCTGGAATGCGATGACAAGGCCTGGGACTTTTCCTTCAACCTCAATGCCAAGGCCATGTTCCACACCATCCGCGCGGTGCTGCCGGGCATGCTGGCCAAGAAGGCGGGCTCCATCGTCAACATCGCTTCGGCGGCCTCGAGCGTGAAGGGCGTCGCCAATCGCTTTGCCTATGGCGCATCCAAGGCGGCAGTGGTCGGCCTGACCAAGTCGGTGGCGGCGGACTTCGTGGCGCAAGGCATCCGTTGCAACGCCATCTGCCCGGGCACGATCGAATCGCCCTCGCTGAACCAGCGCATCAGCACCCAGGCCAAGGAAACCGGCAAGAGCGAAGAGGAAGTGCGCGCCGCCTTCGTCGGCCGTCAGCCGATGGGGCGCATCGGAAAGGCCGAGGAAGTGGCGGCGCTGGCGCTTTACCTGGCCTCCGACGAGTCCAACTTCACCACGGGTTCCATCCACATGATCGACGGCGGCTGGTCCAACTAA